ACGCGCTGCAGAACAATTGGTATTTAACTCCATTACCACAGGGGCTTCCAATGATATTGAGAAGGCAACTCAGCTTGCAAGAGCCATGGTTACCCAATATGGTATGTCTGAAAAGTTCGGTTTAATGGGGCTTGAATCTATTGAGAACCGCTATCTGGACGGCAGAGCAGTTTTAAATTGCGGAGATGCCACAGCAGCAGAGATTGATACAGAAGTCATGGCTATTTTAAAAGAATGCTATAAAAAAGCAGAGGGGTTATTGGAAGGTAACCGTGATGTATTAGATAAAATTGCAGATTACCTCATTGAAAAAGAAACCATAACTGGAAAAGAGTTTATGAGAATATACCGTGAGGTAAAAGGTCTTCCAGAAGAGGATGCAGAAGAAAAAGAAGCTTTACCAGCAGAAACAGACCAAAATATAAGTCCTGATGCAACAGATGATCAAACGATTCATATAAATATTTAATAGTTGGAGCCTGTCACACAGAAAACAGCCAGTCTGTTGTAATTGTGGCAGGCTCCGAATTTGTATAATAGTAAATTTTTTGTATGTTTTAAGTTTAATTTGGAGATCTGCTTTTTAATTTCACATGAGCTATAAAATATGATATACTTACGTAAGAATAAGTTCTTAAGTAATAACCATAAAATATTAAAATATTTGAAAAATAGAGATATTTGAACTGCATATTATTGAAGTGTGTACCTTAGAGGCAGGAAGTAGATAGCTTCATTAAAAAATTGAAAGGCACGGGGTGTTAAAATGTTTTTTGACATAGAAGAAGAATTAAAAAAATTGCCGGCAAAGCCAGGTGTCTATATAATGCACGATAAACACGATACCATTATCTATATTGGTAAAGCAATTAGCCTGAAGAATCGTGTAAGACAGTATTTCCAGAACAGCCGGAATCTGACACCTAAGATTCAGCAGATGGTCTCCCGTATCCAATATTTCGAGTATATTATAACGGATTCGGAATTAGAAGCCTTGGTACTAGAATGCAATCTGATTAAAGAACACAGACCAAAGTATAACACCATGCTTAAGGATGATAAAAGTTATCCTTACATTAAGGTTACGGTACAGGAAGAATTTCCGCGGATCTTATTTGCACGTGAACGGGGGAAGGACAAAGCAAAATATTTTGGGCCTTATACCAGCGCCAAGGCAGTAAAAGATACCATAGAATTAATTCGTAAAATATATTATACAAGAACCTGTAGCCGCAAACTGCCCAAAGATATCGGAAAAGAAAGACCATGTCTGTATTATCATATTAAGCAATGTAAGGCACCCTGTCAGGGGTATATTTCAGAAGAAGAATATAAAAAATCCATTCAGCAGGTATTAGAATTTCTAAACGGTAACTTTTCTCTTGTTACAAAGGATTTAGAGCAAAAGATGAAGACTGCTGCTGAACAGATGGATTATGAAACGGCTGCAGAATTCAGAGATTTGTTAAACAGTGTAAAACAGATTTCTGAAAAACAAAAGATAACCAGCGGGGAACAAGAAGACAGGGATATTTTAGCCTGTGCCACAGTAGGAGACGAAGCGGTTGTACAAGTGTTCTTCATACGTAATGGAAAGCTTATCGGGAGAGAACATTTTTACTTAACTGGTGTAGAGAATGAAACCAGAAGCAGTATTCTGACCACCTTCGTTAAGCAATTTTATGCTGGAACACCCTACATACCGAGAGAACTGATTGTTGGGGATGCTATTGATGAACAACAGATTATAGAAGAATGGCTGGGCAAAAAGCGTGGTCAAAGGGTTTACATCAAACAACCGGTAAAAGGGGAAAAAGAGCGTCTGGTAGAGCTTGCCAGAAAAAATGCTTCTCTGGTTTTACAGCAGGATGCAGAAAAAATTAAACGAGAAGAAGCAAAAACTGTAGGAGCACTGAATACTCTTTCTGAATTACTAAATCTTCCGGGACTTTACCGTGTAGAGTCCTTTGATATTTCAAATATCAGTGGCTTTGATTCAGTAGGTTCCATGGTAGTTTATGAGAATGGTAAGCCAAAGAGAAATGATTACAGAAAGTTCAAAATAAAGTGGGTAAAAGGACCGGATGACTATGCATCCATGGAGGAAGTATTAACCAGGCGATTTACCCATGGACAGCGGGAAGAACAGGAGTTGAAGGAAAAAAATCTTGATGTAAGTTATGGCAGCTTTAACCGTTATCCGGATTTAATTATGATGGACGGTGGTAAAGGGCAGGTAAATGTGGCAGAAAGAGTACTTAAGCAATTGAATATGGATATACCTGTCTGTGGTATGGTAAAGGATGATAACCATAGAACCAGAGGACTTTTTTATCAGAACAAGGAGATTCCTCTTAATACAAACAGTGAGACCTTTAAGCTTATAACAAGGATTCAGGATGAAACACATCGCTTTGCTATCGAATATCACAGGCAGCTTCGTGGTAAAAAGCAAGTGCACTCCATACTTGATGATATCGAAGGAGTTGGTACTACCAGAAGACGGGCTCTCATGAAACACTATCAGTCCATTGAAGATATTAAGGCAGCTTCTATTGAAGAACTGGCAGCAGTTGAAAGTATGAATATACGCTCAGCCAGACAGGTATATGATTTCTTTCATTAAATAAGATTTACATCCTTTACTGCAAGCTGTTTAAAGTGAAATAAAGGGCTAGAGCGTGTTTGAAAAATGTTTACAGTAGTAGGGCTCTGTGATAGAATAAAGCTAGCTTTAGAACCTGTAAAGGAAGCAATTTGTATTATCCAACAGGTTACTCTTTTAGAAATAAGTCAGTATATGTGAAATGAGTAGTATAAAAAAATAAGCAAATGTTTATTAGAGAGAAGGAGAACTATGTATACGGTACAATTATCCAAGCTTATTGAGAAAATGAATCTGGAAAATGTAACTCCGGATATTGATATCCGCCACATAAAATTATGCCAGCCGGAAATAAACCGCCCGGCACTGCAGCTTGCCGGATTTTTTGAACATTTTGACTCTGACCGTGTTCAGATAATCGGTCACGTAGAGTATGCTTACATGCAAAAGATGGAAAAAGATCATGGGATTGGAATTCTTTCTAAGTTAATGGATTATAAAGTACCCTGTATTGTATTTTGCAGGAGTATTGAAGTTAGTCCGGAAATAATTAAGCTTGCTACAGAAAAGGGAATTCCTATACTTCGTACCAGTACAACAACCTCCTCATTTATGGCAGAAGTGATTCGATGGCTGAATGTAGAACTGGCTCCCAGAATATCTATTCATGGCGTGCTGGTAGATGTATTTGGTGAAGGCGTTCTGATAATGGGGGAAAGTGGTATCGGAAAAAGTGAAGCAGCGCTTGAATTAATAAAAAGAGGGCACCGCTTAGTGAGTGATGACCGTGTTGATATAAAAAAAGTAAGTGATGTAACCCTAATTGGAACAGCTCCTGATATTACCAGGCACTTTATAGAATTAAGAGGTATTGGTATAATTGATGTTAAGACTTTGTTTGGTGTTGAGAGTGTTAAGAATACACAGTCTATAGACCTGGTTATAAAATTAGAAGAATGGAACAGAGAACAGAACTATGACAGAATGGGTCTGGATGAACAATACATGGAGTTCTTGGGGAATAAAGTAGTGTGTCATTCTATTCCTATCAGACCGGGACGTAATCTGGCAATTATCTGTGAATCTGCTGCGGTTAATTACCGTCAGAAGAAGATGGGCTACAATGCTGCGCAGGAGTTGTATAACCGTATTACAAACAATCTTATGAAGAAGACTAAGGTAGAAGAGGAATAGCACCCAACGATACATGCCCTCACTTTGGGATAGTGTTTAGATAAATAGGATTCAGGTGTCAAAAGCCTTATTTAATATATGGAAATGGTAATTTGTACGCAGGGTTTTTGAGAATGGGCTTTAGATACCTGAACTCTAATTAATATAATTTAAGAGGATAAGAGTATGGAAAAATTATGTTTTGGTATTGATGTTGGCGGGACTACAGTAAAACTCGGACTTTTTACAGAGACAGGTAATGTTTTGGATAAGTGGGAAATTCCAACCAGAAAAGAAGAAGCCGGCAAGTACATTTTAAGTGATATAGCGGACAGCCTTAAGGAGAAGTTGACGGAAAAGGAACTATCGAAGGAGCAGATTCTGGGAATTGGAGTAGGAGTACCAGGTCCGGTGATAGAAGAAAGTACGGTTCTTGAATGTGTTAATTTAGGTTGGGGAATCGTTAATGTTGCAGAAGAACTAAAGTGTTTAACTGGTTTTGAGACAAAAGTAGGAAATGATGCCAATGTTGCTGCCCTTGGGGAAATGTGGCAAGGCGGTGGAAAAGGGTTTATTAATATGGTACTTGTAACGCTTGGAACAGGTGTTGGTGGAGGAGTAATCCTAAATGGTGAGATTCTTACCGGTAGTAACGGTGCAGCGGGAGAAATCGGACATATTACAGTCAATTATGATGAAGAGGTCTCCTGCAACTGCGGAAAACAAGGGTGTCTTGAGCAATTTGCTTCTGCTACGGGCATTGTAAAAGAGGCAGGTAGAATGTTAAAAATTTCTGCGAAGCCTTCAAAACTTAGAGAGCTTCCTTCTATCACAGCAAAAGATATTTTTGACCTTGCAAAAGAGGGGGATGTACTATCCGTTGATTTGGTAGAACAGCTGGGCAGGTACCTTGGACTGGCATTGTCTCATGTGGCGGCAGTGGTTGACCCGCAGGTATTTGTTATCGGCGGCGGTGTGTCTAAGGCAGGCTCTATATTGCTTAAAACTATTCAAGAGCATTATAATAAAAACGTTATGCGTGCATTAAAAAATAAGGAATTCCATTTAGCCGAACTGGGAAATGATGCCGGTATTTTTGGCGGTGCAAAATTAATAGTAGGAAAATAAACCCAGAGGTTGCGAAAAAATTAGTTATATTGTAATATAACTATATACAATTGACATACAAAGATGATTTATCAGCATATATTAATAAAGATAAGGGAAACATTCTCCTAAAGAAGTTTGGTGTAAAATCTTTCTTTAGAAGTGCAATAACTCCCATAATGAAATAAAGCGGAAAGAAATAGTTAGGTGCAGATATGAACGAGGTATTTTATCAAAAGCTACAAAAACTGTTACAACAAGACCAAATCTTGATAGATGAGCCTCTTGCCGGTTATACAACCTTCCGTATCGGTGGTTTGGCAGCTTTTATAATTCAGCCAAAGAGTACAGAGGAGGTAGTAAGCACCGTAAGACTGTGCCAGGAACTTAAATATCCTTATTATGTTATGGGTAACGGAAGTAACTTGTTAGTGAGTGATAAAGGATTTCAGGGAGCAGTAATAAAACTTGGCCAGACTTATGGGAATATTACTGTAAAAGATGGGGTAGTTTGTGCCCAATCCGGTGTATTACTTTCAAAACTAGCGAATGAGATAGCAGATAAAGGTTTAGCCGGATTTGAATTTGCAGCTGGAATTCCAGGGACATTAGGTGGTGCTGTAACCATGAACGCAGGTGCATATGGCGGTGAAATAAAGCAAACAATAGTAAGTGCAAAAGTATTAAATAAAGCGGGAGAAGTACTTGAGTTAAATAAGGACGAATTAAGGCTTGGATACCGTAAAAGTATTATACAGGAACAAGATATGATAGTACTTGAAGCCTCCTTTGCATTTGAACCGGGTAATAAGATGGAGATTCGAAGTTTAATCAATGAATTAAACGAAAAAAGGCGGGATAAGCAGCCACTTGAATACCCCAGTGCAGGCAGTACCTTTAAAAGACCGGAGGGACATTTTGCAGGCAAATTGATTATGGATTCAGGTTTACGGGGATATCAGGTAGGTAATGCCCAGGTTTCTGAAAAACACTGTGGTTTCGTAATCAATAAAGGGGGAGCAACAGCGATAGAAGTTAGAGCCTTAATAAAAGAGATTATACAGATAGTCTATAATAAATTTGGCGTTACATTAGAGCCGGAAGTAAAACTTTTAGGTGAATTCGAAGATTGAGAGGTCCATATGAGGCTAGTTATAGTTACTGGAATGTCCGGTGCAGGTAAAAGTTCTGCATTAAAAATGCTGGAAGATGCAGGATATTTTTGTGTTGACAACTTACCCATACAGCTAATCTACAAATTTGTACAGCTTACCTATAACGGTACTGAAAAATTTGACAAGGTTGCTCTGGGAGTGGATATCCGAAGCGGACAAGCCCTGGAAGAACTGGATATGATTCTGGAGAGGCTGAAATCAGAAAATTATCCCTATGAAATTTTGTTCTTAGATGCCGGTGATGAGGTTCTGGTGAAACGTTATAAAGAAACCAGACGGATTCATCCACTGTCAGGTACTGGAAGAGTAGAGCAAGGAATAGAATCAGAACGGGAAAGACTGGAGTTTATAAAACGTAAAGCGGATATAATTATTGATACTAGTCAGCTCTTAATTCGTGAATTGAAAACCCAAATTGATAAAATATATACTTTAAATGAAAAATATCACAACTTTTTTATAACGATTTTATCGTTTGGTTTTAAATACGGGATACCAATGGATTCTGATTTGGTATTTGATGTTAGATTTTTACCCAATCCATTTTATGACCAGACATTAAAATATCAGAC
The nucleotide sequence above comes from Anaerocolumna cellulosilytica. Encoded proteins:
- the murB gene encoding UDP-N-acetylmuramate dehydrogenase, with amino-acid sequence MNEVFYQKLQKLLQQDQILIDEPLAGYTTFRIGGLAAFIIQPKSTEEVVSTVRLCQELKYPYYVMGNGSNLLVSDKGFQGAVIKLGQTYGNITVKDGVVCAQSGVLLSKLANEIADKGLAGFEFAAGIPGTLGGAVTMNAGAYGGEIKQTIVSAKVLNKAGEVLELNKDELRLGYRKSIIQEQDMIVLEASFAFEPGNKMEIRSLINELNEKRRDKQPLEYPSAGSTFKRPEGHFAGKLIMDSGLRGYQVGNAQVSEKHCGFVINKGGATAIEVRALIKEIIQIVYNKFGVTLEPEVKLLGEFED
- the uvrC gene encoding excinuclease ABC subunit UvrC, yielding MFFDIEEELKKLPAKPGVYIMHDKHDTIIYIGKAISLKNRVRQYFQNSRNLTPKIQQMVSRIQYFEYIITDSELEALVLECNLIKEHRPKYNTMLKDDKSYPYIKVTVQEEFPRILFARERGKDKAKYFGPYTSAKAVKDTIELIRKIYYTRTCSRKLPKDIGKERPCLYYHIKQCKAPCQGYISEEEYKKSIQQVLEFLNGNFSLVTKDLEQKMKTAAEQMDYETAAEFRDLLNSVKQISEKQKITSGEQEDRDILACATVGDEAVVQVFFIRNGKLIGREHFYLTGVENETRSSILTTFVKQFYAGTPYIPRELIVGDAIDEQQIIEEWLGKKRGQRVYIKQPVKGEKERLVELARKNASLVLQQDAEKIKREEAKTVGALNTLSELLNLPGLYRVESFDISNISGFDSVGSMVVYENGKPKRNDYRKFKIKWVKGPDDYASMEEVLTRRFTHGQREEQELKEKNLDVSYGSFNRYPDLIMMDGGKGQVNVAERVLKQLNMDIPVCGMVKDDNHRTRGLFYQNKEIPLNTNSETFKLITRIQDETHRFAIEYHRQLRGKKQVHSILDDIEGVGTTRRRALMKHYQSIEDIKAASIEELAAVESMNIRSARQVYDFFH
- the hprK gene encoding HPr(Ser) kinase/phosphatase yields the protein MYTVQLSKLIEKMNLENVTPDIDIRHIKLCQPEINRPALQLAGFFEHFDSDRVQIIGHVEYAYMQKMEKDHGIGILSKLMDYKVPCIVFCRSIEVSPEIIKLATEKGIPILRTSTTTSSFMAEVIRWLNVELAPRISIHGVLVDVFGEGVLIMGESGIGKSEAALELIKRGHRLVSDDRVDIKKVSDVTLIGTAPDITRHFIELRGIGIIDVKTLFGVESVKNTQSIDLVIKLEEWNREQNYDRMGLDEQYMEFLGNKVVCHSIPIRPGRNLAIICESAAVNYRQKKMGYNAAQELYNRITNNLMKKTKVEEE
- the rapZ gene encoding RNase adapter RapZ; its protein translation is MRLVIVTGMSGAGKSSALKMLEDAGYFCVDNLPIQLIYKFVQLTYNGTEKFDKVALGVDIRSGQALEELDMILERLKSENYPYEILFLDAGDEVLVKRYKETRRIHPLSGTGRVEQGIESERERLEFIKRKADIIIDTSQLLIRELKTQIDKIYTLNEKYHNFFITILSFGFKYGIPMDSDLVFDVRFLPNPFYDQTLKYQTGNDQPVRDYVMNSNMAGAFLNKLEDMIAFLIPNYIIEGKNQLVISIGCTGGKHRSVTLANELAARIGVLEYGLKVEHRDIEKDARR
- a CDS encoding ROK family glucokinase, with amino-acid sequence MEKLCFGIDVGGTTVKLGLFTETGNVLDKWEIPTRKEEAGKYILSDIADSLKEKLTEKELSKEQILGIGVGVPGPVIEESTVLECVNLGWGIVNVAEELKCLTGFETKVGNDANVAALGEMWQGGGKGFINMVLVTLGTGVGGGVILNGEILTGSNGAAGEIGHITVNYDEEVSCNCGKQGCLEQFASATGIVKEAGRMLKISAKPSKLRELPSITAKDIFDLAKEGDVLSVDLVEQLGRYLGLALSHVAAVVDPQVFVIGGGVSKAGSILLKTIQEHYNKNVMRALKNKEFHLAELGNDAGIFGGAKLIVGK